One window of the Rhipicephalus microplus isolate Deutch F79 chromosome 2, USDA_Rmic, whole genome shotgun sequence genome contains the following:
- the LOC119170463 gene encoding steroid receptor RNA activator 1 → MAALRPGNDDKAWNDPPVFAYTEVQGTPAAAAPKRNLLNKRVPYPQDGIKPPSAPSVTGSAPPPAGPAAPPVPSPLKAAHSNNPPAEASCSKGDQKETVGVNDTPTASPACTPESLKEETLSNLDKAVAQCAPNMEKRKQDDVKKRLDVLRSVWEQGKLSLPVQQRMHELALELSNGNHEKANAFHISLMVDYVSEVSQWMLGIKHLILAAQAAQEKPASDTQESF, encoded by the exons atggcggcgctcAGGCCAG GTAATGATGACAAGGCGTGGAACGATCCTCCGGTGTTCGCCTACACCGAAGTCCAAGGCACACCCGCTGCCGCCGCGCCCAAGAGGAACCTCCTGAACAAGAGGGTTCCCTATCCTCAGGATGGAATAAAGCCCCCGAGTGCACCATCTGTGACAGGCTCGGCGCCGCCTCCTGCAG GACCGGCAGCACCACCTGTCCCTTCTCCTTTAAAAGCAGCCCACTCTAATAACCCCCCGGCAGAGGCCAGTTGTAGTAAAGGTGACCAAAAAGAGACGGTAGGGGTGAACGACACTCCCACAGCAAGCCCTGCCTGTACCCCAGAAAGCCTCAAGGAGGAGACGTTGAGCAATCTCGACAAAGCCGTCGCGCAGTGTGCACCGAACATGGAG AAGAGAAAGCAAGATGACGTAAAGAAACGACTAGATGTACTCAGAAGTGTTTGGGAACAGGGAAAGCTCAGCCTACCAGTGCAGCAGAGAATGCACGAATTAGCACTGG AGCTTTCGAATGGAAATCACGAGAAGGCAAATGCGTTTCACATTTCCCTTATGGTGGACTACGTAAGCGAG GTCAGCCAGTGGATGCTTGGCATCAAGCACCTAATCTTAGCAGCCCAGGCAGCACAAGAAAAGCCTGCTAGTGATACGCAGGAGTCCTTTTGA